From Riemerella anatipestifer ATCC 11845 = DSM 15868, a single genomic window includes:
- a CDS encoding UbiA prenyltransferase family protein has translation MKKYFNLLRVEQWVKNLFVFVPLFFSGKILEVDLFYLSFFAFLIFSLTASSIYIINDYMDIDSDRQHPEKKNRPLASGAISKTTAQILFSGLILSILGSLWIGLSVFNIGNIWKFGSIILFYFVMNLAYTFKLKHIAILDITIIAIGFVLRVLAGGYITGLIITQWAILLTFVLALVLAIEKRRGELVNAQLTGKTRKALDGYNIQFADIALSISCALAIVCYLMFTLSPEVQARFHPRVFYTVVFVLFAFLRYLQQTLVYNRTESPTKIVYKDRYIQITLVLWIVVFLYQIYAKQ, from the coding sequence ATGAAGAAATATTTTAATCTACTTAGGGTAGAACAATGGGTAAAAAACCTTTTTGTATTTGTTCCTCTTTTCTTTTCAGGTAAAATACTTGAAGTTGATTTATTTTATCTTAGTTTTTTTGCATTTCTTATTTTTTCACTCACAGCAAGCAGTATCTATATCATCAACGATTATATGGATATAGATTCTGATAGACAACACCCTGAGAAAAAAAACAGACCTCTAGCTAGTGGAGCTATTTCAAAAACTACAGCTCAAATTCTTTTTAGTGGACTTATTTTATCAATCTTGGGAAGTTTATGGATAGGACTTTCGGTATTTAATATTGGTAATATATGGAAATTTGGAAGTATTATTTTATTTTATTTCGTAATGAATTTGGCTTATACCTTCAAACTTAAACATATTGCCATTTTAGACATTACCATTATTGCAATTGGTTTTGTACTCAGAGTACTAGCAGGAGGTTATATTACAGGACTTATCATTACTCAATGGGCCATCTTACTTACCTTTGTTCTCGCTTTAGTTCTTGCAATTGAAAAAAGAAGAGGCGAATTAGTAAATGCCCAACTAACAGGTAAAACTAGGAAAGCATTAGACGGCTATAACATTCAGTTTGCAGATATTGCACTTTCTATTAGCTGTGCTTTGGCCATCGTTTGCTATCTTATGTTTACTTTATCTCCAGAAGTACAAGCTAGATTTCATCCTAGAGTTTTCTATACGGTGGTTTTTGTCTTGTTTGCATTTTTAAGATATTTACAGCAAACTCTAGTTTATAATCGAACTGAATCTCCAACGAAAATAGTCTACAAAGATAGATACATACAAATTACATTGGTATTATGGATTGTTGTTTTTCTTTACCAAATCTACGCTAAACAATAA
- a CDS encoding OmpA family protein — MKIFNKTNVAALFLSGSLLLTSCESVQNANNQQKGTAIGAAAGAVLGGVLGNNIGNGRNAPAGAVLGGIIGGVAGNVIGSKMDKQAKEIKEALPGAEVERVNEGIKITLNENTVNFGFDSANLTSVAKTNLDKLAQVLKNNPDTNINVYGHTDSRGADDYNLRLSERRANAVVSYLSSLGIASSRMIAKGVGEAEPIASNDTDEGRAKNRRVEFAITANENMIKEAQKGN, encoded by the coding sequence ATGAAAATATTTAATAAAACCAATGTAGCAGCATTATTTTTATCAGGAAGTTTGCTACTTACAAGTTGCGAATCTGTTCAAAACGCTAATAATCAACAAAAAGGAACTGCTATAGGTGCTGCTGCTGGTGCTGTTTTAGGAGGTGTACTAGGTAATAATATAGGCAATGGTAGAAATGCTCCTGCTGGTGCTGTTTTAGGCGGTATCATTGGAGGTGTTGCAGGTAATGTTATCGGTAGCAAAATGGACAAACAAGCCAAAGAAATTAAAGAAGCCTTACCTGGTGCGGAAGTAGAAAGAGTAAATGAGGGTATTAAAATTACCCTTAATGAAAATACGGTTAATTTCGGATTTGATTCTGCTAACCTTACTTCTGTAGCAAAAACCAATTTGGATAAATTAGCTCAAGTGCTTAAGAATAATCCTGACACTAATATCAATGTTTACGGACACACAGACAGTAGAGGTGCTGATGATTATAACTTAAGACTTTCTGAAAGAAGAGCTAATGCCGTAGTAAGCTATCTTTCTTCTCTTGGTATAGCATCTAGTAGAATGATTGCTAAAGGTGTAGGAGAAGCAGAACCTATCGCTAGTAACGATACAGACGAAGGAAGAGCAAAAAACAGACGAGTAGAGTTCGCTATCACTGCTAACGAAAATATGATAAAAGAGGCTCAGAAAGGGAACTAA
- a CDS encoding lipocalin family protein, giving the protein MKKLLFTGLIGALSLSACSTVHKGQQAQNQRSDFMKLKGTWEVASVNYDKNYKIKPFDEGVDAKCFLGSTWSLVPNNWTGNYTLNGNNGCPAISQPIKFEVVNGNQFQFKKIHSGEKAKQNVSGYVLEFQNQTDNSFTLVQNVPFEGNYIKVYYEFQKVNQSK; this is encoded by the coding sequence ATGAAAAAACTACTTTTTACTGGACTTATAGGAGCTTTATCTTTGTCTGCATGCTCTACAGTACATAAAGGTCAACAAGCTCAAAATCAGCGTTCAGACTTTATGAAACTTAAAGGAACTTGGGAAGTTGCAAGTGTTAATTACGACAAAAACTATAAAATTAAACCCTTTGATGAAGGTGTAGATGCTAAATGTTTCTTGGGAAGCACTTGGTCTTTAGTACCTAATAATTGGACTGGTAACTACACTCTTAATGGAAATAATGGTTGTCCTGCGATATCTCAACCTATCAAATTTGAAGTGGTAAACGGAAATCAGTTTCAGTTTAAAAAAATACACTCTGGAGAAAAAGCTAAACAAAACGTTTCTGGGTATGTATTAGAATTCCAAAACCAAACAGATAACTCATTTACATTAGTTCAGAATGTTCCATTCGAGGGTAACTATATAAAAGTGTATTATGAATTTCAAAAAGTAAATCAATCTAAATAA
- the dacB gene encoding D-alanyl-D-alanine carboxypeptidase/D-alanyl-D-alanine endopeptidase, with translation MTKFLMFILTFFYSLSLAQSVKDKLDKATKSFLNSPKMYAANMSFYVADENGNFIYEYQGNKGLSTASTQKIFTAATALELLGKDYKYRTKAVYDGVLERSVLKGNIYITSNGDPTLGSWRYDGYKPEDFLEKFYTALKNQGIKKVEGNLIIDDTYFDFQTTPGGWAWNDIGNYYGAGVWGVNWRENQFDIDIEGGASIGKPTKIKSFSYPLVQVKWFNELTSAASNSGDKSLIYTAPYSSVASINGTLPAQKTTKISGATPNPPVQLGAEVVSCIKYKGIEFSGEVITGRQLLLDGKSVPSVTGKSFFEYESPELSKIVYWFLRKSVNLYGETFIKTLGKEQNNDSSFSSGVSVLKNFWKSKGIHSAMINFTDGSGLSPQNYASARAEVQALLWAQKQPWFNEFYNALPIYNDMKMKSGTIKDAKGYTGYHTSKNGKKYVFSIIVNNYDGDGINNELFSILNNLK, from the coding sequence ATGACTAAATTTTTGATGTTTATATTAACATTTTTCTACTCTCTTAGTTTAGCTCAAAGTGTTAAGGATAAGTTAGATAAAGCAACTAAATCGTTTTTGAATTCCCCTAAAATGTACGCGGCTAATATGTCTTTTTATGTAGCTGATGAAAATGGGAATTTTATCTATGAATATCAAGGAAATAAAGGGCTTTCTACGGCTAGCACACAGAAGATATTTACCGCTGCTACAGCTTTGGAGCTTTTAGGGAAAGATTATAAATACAGGACTAAAGCCGTTTATGATGGCGTTTTAGAAAGGAGTGTTTTAAAGGGAAATATTTATATTACCTCCAATGGAGACCCTACTCTTGGAAGCTGGAGATATGACGGTTATAAACCCGAAGATTTTCTAGAAAAGTTCTATACAGCTTTAAAAAATCAAGGTATCAAAAAGGTAGAGGGTAATTTAATTATAGATGATACTTATTTTGACTTTCAAACCACGCCAGGAGGTTGGGCTTGGAACGATATAGGTAATTATTATGGTGCTGGAGTTTGGGGCGTTAATTGGAGAGAAAACCAGTTTGATATAGATATTGAGGGTGGAGCTTCTATTGGTAAACCTACAAAAATTAAGTCTTTTTCTTATCCTTTGGTACAAGTAAAATGGTTTAATGAGTTAACTTCGGCGGCTTCAAATTCAGGAGATAAAAGTTTAATTTATACCGCTCCATACAGTTCTGTGGCGAGTATTAACGGAACACTTCCTGCTCAAAAAACAACTAAAATTTCGGGAGCAACGCCTAATCCACCAGTTCAGTTAGGGGCAGAAGTGGTTAGTTGTATTAAATATAAAGGGATAGAGTTCTCAGGAGAAGTCATAACAGGCAGACAATTACTTTTAGATGGAAAATCTGTTCCGTCTGTTACAGGCAAGTCTTTTTTTGAATACGAATCTCCTGAGTTGAGTAAAATAGTCTATTGGTTTTTGAGAAAAAGTGTTAATCTTTACGGGGAAACCTTCATTAAAACTCTAGGAAAAGAGCAAAATAATGACTCTAGTTTTTCTAGTGGTGTTTCGGTGCTGAAAAACTTTTGGAAATCTAAAGGAATTCATTCTGCGATGATTAATTTTACGGATGGTAGTGGGTTGTCACCTCAGAACTATGCTTCGGCTAGGGCAGAAGTTCAGGCTTTACTTTGGGCTCAAAAGCAACCTTGGTTTAATGAGTTTTATAATGCATTACCTATTTATAATGATATGAAAATGAAAAGCGGTACAATAAAAGATGCTAAAGGTTATACAGGTTATCATACTTCTAAAAATGGTAAAAAGTATGTTTTTTCTATTATCGTGAATAATTATGATGGAGATGGCATCAATAATGAATTATTTTCAATACTTAATAACCTTAAATAA
- a CDS encoding sensor histidine kinase has product MKKNRNIFSKVNFLVVFLLFSSVVFALIIYSVVIVRDLRQKETANMAVFAKAMRFLQDENQGDVRMLELVQEIITTNDNIPIIVTNHQGEPIKEFIKNIPDKIKDNSKALKVRLEEMKEGYPPFELQISEGNIQYLYFDNSDLMNSLRYYPALLGFFILLYLLFAYWFFKIVKKTDEGYLWAGLAKETAHQIGTPLSSMIGWIEILRMEHENSVGVQEIEKDIHRLTTISERFSKVGSVPELNDFNLNETLQQNYDYLKTRISKKVEFNIALPAKEVLIPHNRILMSWVIENLIKNAVDAMKGDGKLELKLYQKNKKVIIDIQDTGCGMSAKQVRNVFNPGYSTKKRGWGLGLSLSKRVIKDYHKGDIKVAHTEIGKGSIFRIEIA; this is encoded by the coding sequence ATGAAAAAAAACAGGAACATATTTTCTAAAGTCAATTTTTTAGTTGTTTTTCTGCTATTTAGTTCTGTTGTATTTGCTCTTATTATTTACTCTGTGGTTATTGTGAGAGATTTAAGGCAGAAAGAAACGGCTAATATGGCAGTTTTTGCCAAAGCTATGAGGTTTTTACAAGATGAAAATCAGGGAGATGTAAGAATGCTGGAGCTGGTTCAGGAAATTATTACCACTAATGATAATATCCCAATTATTGTAACTAATCACCAAGGAGAACCAATTAAGGAATTTATCAAAAATATTCCTGATAAAATTAAAGATAATTCAAAGGCTCTTAAGGTTCGCTTAGAAGAGATGAAAGAAGGATATCCACCTTTTGAGTTGCAAATTTCGGAAGGTAATATACAGTATCTTTATTTTGATAATTCGGATTTAATGAATAGCCTTAGATACTATCCTGCATTGCTTGGTTTTTTCATTTTATTGTATCTGTTGTTTGCTTATTGGTTTTTTAAAATCGTAAAAAAAACAGACGAAGGCTATCTTTGGGCAGGATTGGCTAAGGAAACAGCACATCAAATAGGAACGCCTCTTTCCTCTATGATAGGTTGGATAGAAATTCTAAGAATGGAGCATGAAAATAGCGTTGGAGTGCAGGAGATAGAAAAGGATATACATAGGCTTACTACAATATCAGAGCGTTTTTCTAAGGTAGGTTCAGTCCCAGAGCTTAACGATTTTAATCTCAATGAAACTCTACAGCAAAACTATGATTATCTTAAAACTCGTATTTCTAAGAAAGTGGAATTTAATATAGCTTTACCAGCTAAGGAAGTGCTGATACCTCATAATCGTATTCTGATGAGTTGGGTCATAGAAAATCTTATTAAAAATGCGGTAGATGCAATGAAAGGCGATGGTAAATTAGAATTGAAACTCTATCAAAAAAATAAAAAAGTGATTATAGATATACAAGATACAGGTTGTGGTATGTCTGCAAAACAAGTAAGGAATGTTTTCAACCCAGGATATTCTACTAAAAAGAGAGGCTGGGGGTTAGGGTTATCTCTATCTAAAAGAGTGATTAAAGACTACCATAAAGGCGATATAAAAGTTGCCCATACAGAGATTGGTAAAGGAAGTATTTTTAGGATAGAAATAGCTTAA
- a CDS encoding DNA polymerase III subunit: MNWEAVIGQNKIKQTLLESIDNNRVSHAQLFLGESGYGTLALALAYAQEILKRENEKAATKVEHLNHLDVHFSFPVFRDDKGKSVSSFFFDTWREMMLKNPYSEHHDWVNQLNAENKQLYISVDEILDKSEKFSLKSFEGGTKILIIWNADKMREDAANKFLKFLEEPPEKTIIILTANSSEVMLQTILSRCQIIQVPRIEEKDLEEGIRHLTSDEDKIKEVLHQAQGNYNTALKLITAENSDEEYEDYFIQWVRLAFQAKKNPKVLKDLIIWAKSISDWNREKQKNFLEYCTEMFRLAMLQNYGVQNLVYKRLMKNNFNWEAFSNFIHGANIEDILSEISDADYHLSRNANAKILWTDMGIKLTRYIHKSSS; encoded by the coding sequence ATGAATTGGGAAGCGGTTATTGGTCAAAATAAAATTAAGCAAACTCTACTAGAAAGCATTGATAATAATAGAGTAAGCCATGCTCAATTATTTTTGGGAGAAAGTGGTTACGGAACTTTAGCTCTAGCTCTAGCCTACGCCCAAGAAATCTTAAAACGAGAAAATGAAAAAGCCGCTACCAAAGTGGAGCATCTTAATCATTTAGATGTTCATTTTAGTTTTCCTGTATTTAGAGATGATAAGGGGAAATCTGTAAGTAGTTTTTTCTTTGATACTTGGCGGGAGATGATGCTTAAAAACCCTTACTCCGAACATCACGACTGGGTAAACCAACTAAATGCCGAAAATAAACAACTCTACATTTCTGTAGATGAAATTCTAGATAAAAGCGAAAAGTTTAGCCTTAAAAGTTTTGAGGGTGGCACCAAGATACTCATTATTTGGAATGCCGATAAAATGCGTGAAGACGCGGCAAACAAATTCCTTAAATTTCTAGAAGAACCGCCTGAAAAGACCATTATTATCCTTACAGCCAACTCTTCGGAGGTGATGCTCCAAACGATACTTTCTCGTTGCCAAATCATTCAGGTTCCTAGGATTGAAGAGAAAGATTTAGAAGAAGGCATCAGGCATCTTACCTCTGACGAAGATAAAATTAAAGAAGTCCTACACCAAGCCCAAGGCAACTATAACACAGCCTTAAAGCTCATTACCGCAGAAAATTCTGACGAGGAGTATGAGGATTATTTTATACAATGGGTAAGATTAGCTTTCCAAGCGAAAAAAAATCCTAAAGTGTTAAAAGACCTTATTATTTGGGCTAAAAGCATTTCCGATTGGAATAGAGAGAAACAAAAAAACTTCTTGGAATATTGTACCGAAATGTTTCGCTTGGCAATGTTACAGAATTATGGTGTCCAAAATTTAGTTTATAAAAGACTAATGAAAAATAATTTTAATTGGGAGGCTTTTTCTAACTTTATCCACGGTGCAAATATAGAAGATATCCTTTCTGAGATTTCTGATGCGGATTATCACCTTAGCAGAAATGCCAATGCGAAAATTCTATGGACGGATATGGGGATTAAACTAACGAGATATATTCATAAAAGTAGTTCTTAG
- a CDS encoding LptA/OstA family protein has translation MKQTIAKILTKSIATLSMGAIFFVLTSCEEDLTKYNQNKPTNFASRIIYNADIVQRDSGAVKIRFKAPLLEEYEFIDTPYVEIKKGLYLEFYDKKKPKVPGKLWANYAKIIQKKDFYEAKGNVKVINNEGQIFVMQSIYWDKKNNKMYTKDTVFITDKDGNTFVASGGMNAKDDFSEYVLYNNSGNFSAKAIPEMGK, from the coding sequence ATGAAACAAACAATAGCTAAAATATTAACTAAAAGTATAGCTACCCTATCTATGGGGGCTATATTTTTTGTTTTAACCTCTTGCGAGGAAGACCTTACCAAGTACAACCAAAACAAACCGACCAACTTTGCCTCTAGGATTATCTATAACGCAGATATTGTGCAAAGAGATTCTGGAGCGGTAAAAATTAGGTTTAAAGCCCCTCTTTTAGAAGAGTATGAGTTTATAGACACGCCTTATGTGGAAATTAAGAAAGGGCTTTATTTGGAATTCTATGATAAAAAGAAGCCTAAAGTACCAGGTAAACTATGGGCAAACTATGCCAAAATAATACAAAAAAAGGATTTCTACGAAGCTAAAGGTAATGTAAAAGTCATCAATAACGAGGGGCAAATATTTGTAATGCAGTCTATCTATTGGGACAAAAAGAACAATAAAATGTACACTAAAGACACTGTATTTATTACCGATAAAGACGGGAATACCTTTGTGGCTTCTGGTGGAATGAATGCCAAAGACGACTTCTCCGAATATGTTTTGTATAACAATTCTGGAAACTTTAGTGCTAAGGCAATCCCTGAAATGGGGAAATAA
- a CDS encoding NUDIX hydrolase encodes MYKVFINEKRLIISNQPESTEHNIIFIDEKNIEEGIELLEKTSAREVCVYASNVDELWKSFKSLFHIVEAAGGLVANKEDKILFIHRLGKWDLPKGKLEKGEGVKEAAVREVEEETGITDLELLDFLQETYHIYTEKKKRILKKTYWFTMKYNGSEVPSPQIEEGISKVEWKSHKEIQEYIYPQTFKNIQLLINLYFRLNNIV; translated from the coding sequence ATGTATAAAGTTTTTATCAATGAAAAAAGATTAATCATCAGTAATCAACCCGAAAGTACGGAGCATAACATAATATTTATTGATGAGAAAAATATAGAAGAAGGGATAGAACTACTAGAAAAAACTTCTGCAAGAGAGGTTTGTGTTTACGCTTCTAATGTAGATGAATTGTGGAAGAGCTTTAAATCTTTATTTCATATTGTAGAAGCGGCAGGAGGTTTGGTAGCGAATAAAGAAGACAAAATTTTATTTATCCATAGACTAGGGAAGTGGGATTTGCCTAAAGGTAAGCTAGAGAAAGGCGAAGGTGTAAAAGAAGCGGCTGTAAGAGAGGTGGAAGAAGAAACAGGGATTACAGACTTAGAGTTACTAGATTTCTTACAGGAAACTTATCACATTTATACCGAAAAAAAGAAAAGAATACTCAAGAAAACCTATTGGTTTACGATGAAATACAATGGCTCTGAAGTGCCTTCTCCACAGATAGAAGAAGGCATCAGCAAAGTAGAATGGAAATCTCATAAGGAAATCCAAGAATACATTTATCCTCAAACATTTAAGAATATACAGCTACTAATCAATCTTTATTTTAGATTAAACAATATCGTCTAA
- a CDS encoding UDP-N-acetylmuramoyl-tripeptide--D-alanyl-D-alanine ligase: MNIEQFYPIYLKSNKVSIDSRTIAEGDLFFAFSGENFNAATLAEDAINKGALAVIVEQKEYENISKNIFYVPSTLKFLQELSIFHRNKLNIPIIALTGSNGKTTSKELIAAVLSKKYKVQFTKGNLNNHIGVPLTLLSIKPEHEIAVVEMGANHQKEIERLCQIAQPDYGYVTNFGKAHLEGFGGVEGVIKGKSELYDYLKKENKQILVNANDTIQVEKTKDYSKIICFGTLQSDYDFQLFYDNQRVGLIFEGEEMISQLTGAYNFTNISAAVTLGLHFGIDKNLIKEAIQEYTPTNMRSQIMQKGDKTLVLDTYNANPSSMAVSLENFALFNGCKTVIIGDMLELGDASKEEHKTILQKAQSLNFDKIITVGKHFSSVNTQGTAFLNTQQLSVYLKNQPLTTKNILLKGSRGIALEKLLDDIV, from the coding sequence ATGAATATAGAACAGTTTTATCCAATATATTTAAAAAGCAATAAAGTTTCCATTGATAGTAGAACTATTGCTGAAGGTGATTTATTTTTTGCTTTTTCTGGCGAGAATTTTAATGCGGCAACATTAGCAGAAGACGCTATTAACAAAGGAGCTTTAGCCGTGATAGTGGAACAAAAGGAGTACGAAAATATCAGTAAAAATATTTTTTACGTTCCTTCTACTTTAAAATTTTTACAAGAATTATCTATCTTTCATAGAAATAAACTTAACATTCCTATTATTGCTCTTACAGGAAGTAATGGAAAAACCACTTCTAAAGAGCTCATAGCTGCAGTATTATCTAAGAAATATAAGGTACAATTTACTAAAGGTAATCTTAATAACCATATAGGGGTTCCTCTTACTCTACTTTCTATAAAGCCAGAGCACGAAATCGCAGTGGTAGAAATGGGGGCTAATCATCAAAAAGAAATCGAACGTTTATGCCAAATAGCTCAGCCCGACTATGGCTATGTTACCAATTTTGGCAAAGCACACCTCGAAGGCTTTGGAGGTGTAGAAGGTGTTATCAAAGGAAAATCAGAGTTGTATGATTATCTTAAAAAAGAAAATAAACAAATCTTAGTTAATGCCAACGATACCATACAGGTAGAAAAAACAAAAGACTATTCTAAAATCATTTGTTTTGGAACACTTCAATCTGATTATGATTTCCAATTATTCTACGATAATCAAAGAGTAGGACTTATTTTTGAAGGCGAAGAAATGATTTCGCAACTTACAGGAGCTTATAACTTTACAAACATATCAGCAGCTGTAACTCTAGGACTACATTTTGGTATTGACAAAAATCTTATTAAAGAAGCCATACAAGAGTACACTCCTACCAATATGCGTTCTCAAATTATGCAAAAAGGAGATAAAACTTTAGTATTAGACACTTACAATGCTAATCCTAGTAGTATGGCAGTTTCTTTAGAGAATTTTGCTTTGTTTAATGGCTGTAAAACCGTAATCATTGGGGATATGTTAGAGCTAGGCGATGCTTCCAAAGAAGAACACAAAACTATTCTTCAAAAAGCACAATCTCTCAATTTTGATAAAATTATTACCGTTGGGAAACATTTCTCTAGTGTGAATACACAAGGCACTGCATTTCTTAACACTCAACAGCTATCCGTATATCTTAAAAATCAACCTCTAACTACTAAAAACATTCTACTAAAAGGCTCAAGAGGTATTGCTCTAGAGAAATTATTAGACGATATTGTTTAA
- the gldJ gene encoding gliding motility lipoprotein GldJ — MKKLKLFSLCVLGSSLALVSCGNSNTKKGGGSGKTTSLTGWKPNDQKGWFFSGKEEKQKGQPGMVFVQGGTFTMGLVKDDVMHDWNNTPRRMQVSSFFIGETEVTNYDYRNYVTWLKFVFPSSDPNFKDIYSGALPDTLVWNNELSRNDYSETYFRSPGFDNYPVVGVSWLQANRYCEWLTDRVGERILMDQGVLSKDLYTNESNNQGQASFTLDKYKANDPEMQGYINEQRLKQKTGIKTTNSRILAANRAATSGVVTKYRLPTEVEWEFAALGLQKNREYNLYTGKTPEIDKLRGNKGRNRGMFLENFKYGRGDYSGPAGWNNDGSPTTSDVRQYPSNDLGIYGMYGNVAEWTADVYRPIIDDEASDFNYYRGNVNKQMVKNADGTYTKLDGSNITYDTLADGRLVYKGLPGQYKREVVKDKRNFRDGDFMSSLEAGYGRELDSAAAKEFDMYNSTKRRFFVDAKGKVILEKDKKFRTSNVSNSSRVVKGGSWKDTAYWLDPGQRRYRDETRAYGWVGFRVAQDAKDNMNKRSKR, encoded by the coding sequence ATGAAAAAACTAAAGTTATTTTCATTATGTGTATTAGGTTCTTCCCTAGCTTTAGTTAGTTGCGGTAATAGCAATACCAAAAAAGGTGGAGGTTCAGGTAAAACTACAAGTCTTACAGGATGGAAACCTAATGACCAAAAAGGGTGGTTCTTCTCTGGAAAAGAGGAAAAGCAGAAAGGGCAGCCAGGTATGGTGTTCGTACAAGGAGGTACTTTTACTATGGGACTAGTGAAAGACGATGTGATGCACGACTGGAACAATACTCCTAGAAGAATGCAGGTTAGTTCTTTTTTCATTGGAGAAACAGAAGTTACCAATTATGATTATCGCAATTATGTAACTTGGTTAAAATTTGTTTTCCCTTCTTCTGACCCTAACTTTAAAGATATTTACAGCGGAGCACTTCCTGATACCTTAGTTTGGAATAATGAATTGTCTAGAAATGATTATTCTGAAACTTATTTCCGTTCACCAGGGTTTGACAACTATCCTGTAGTTGGAGTTTCTTGGTTACAAGCCAATAGATATTGCGAGTGGTTAACAGATAGAGTGGGCGAAAGAATCCTCATGGATCAAGGGGTATTATCTAAAGATTTATATACTAACGAAAGTAACAATCAAGGACAAGCTTCTTTTACACTTGATAAGTATAAAGCTAACGATCCTGAAATGCAAGGATATATCAACGAGCAAAGATTAAAGCAAAAAACAGGTATTAAAACTACCAATTCTAGGATACTTGCTGCCAATAGAGCCGCAACTTCGGGGGTAGTTACTAAGTACCGTCTTCCAACAGAAGTAGAATGGGAGTTTGCAGCTCTAGGTTTACAAAAAAATAGAGAGTACAATCTTTATACAGGTAAAACTCCAGAAATTGATAAATTGAGAGGCAACAAGGGTAGAAATAGGGGTATGTTCCTTGAAAACTTTAAGTATGGTAGAGGAGATTATTCAGGTCCTGCTGGTTGGAATAACGACGGCTCTCCAACAACCTCTGATGTAAGACAATACCCTTCTAACGACTTAGGTATTTATGGTATGTATGGTAATGTAGCTGAATGGACTGCTGATGTTTATAGACCTATTATAGATGATGAAGCTAGTGACTTCAACTATTACAGAGGTAATGTAAATAAACAAATGGTAAAAAATGCTGATGGAACCTATACTAAACTAGATGGTTCAAACATTACCTATGATACTTTAGCGGACGGAAGACTTGTATATAAAGGATTACCTGGACAATACAAAAGAGAAGTGGTTAAGGATAAAAGAAATTTCCGTGATGGGGACTTTATGTCCTCTTTAGAAGCTGGCTATGGAAGAGAACTTGATAGCGCTGCTGCTAAAGAGTTTGACATGTATAACTCTACCAAGAGAAGATTCTTTGTAGATGCTAAAGGGAAAGTTATTCTAGAGAAAGATAAAAAGTTTAGAACCTCTAACGTTTCTAATAGCTCTAGAGTAGTTAAAGGTGGCTCCTGGAAAGATACCGCATATTGGCTAGACCCAGGGCAAAGAAGATATAGAGATGAAACAAGAGCTTACGGTTGGGTAGGCTTCCGTGTGGCACAAGATGCTAAAGACAATATGAACAAAAGAAGTAAAAGATAA